One Epidermidibacterium keratini DNA segment encodes these proteins:
- a CDS encoding TenA family protein has translation MTFTTQAWNTITPIIDAIERHPFVTALGDGSLPRPTFDYYMAQDAAYLHDYSRMLALAASQAQQADESLFWAGSSQTANSVERTLHASYLGADPNAMKIVASPTCTAYTSWQAMQAASGSYPQLVASLLPCFWIYEYVGQHLLRSAGNLEGHPYQDWIATYADPEFAKSCATARSITDRCCDPLTGAEAEAAMHAFVTSSRYEWMFWDAAWRVEEWPV, from the coding sequence GTGACCTTCACAACCCAAGCATGGAACACGATCACCCCGATCATTGACGCGATCGAACGGCACCCCTTCGTGACAGCACTCGGCGACGGGTCGCTGCCACGACCGACCTTTGACTACTACATGGCCCAGGATGCGGCATACCTGCACGACTACAGCCGGATGCTCGCGCTCGCGGCGAGCCAGGCGCAGCAGGCCGACGAGTCGCTCTTCTGGGCCGGCAGCTCGCAGACCGCCAACTCGGTCGAGCGCACCCTGCACGCCAGCTATCTCGGCGCCGACCCGAATGCGATGAAGATCGTCGCGTCTCCCACGTGCACGGCATACACGTCGTGGCAGGCAATGCAGGCCGCCAGCGGGTCCTACCCGCAGCTTGTTGCCAGCCTGCTGCCGTGCTTCTGGATCTACGAGTACGTCGGCCAGCATCTGCTTCGCAGTGCGGGCAACCTTGAGGGACATCCCTACCAGGACTGGATTGCGACGTACGCCGACCCGGAGTTCGCGAAGTCCTGTGCGACAGCGCGCTCGATCACCGACCGGTGCTGCGATCCGCTCACCGGTGCCGAGGCGGAGGCCGCGATGCACGCGTTCGTCACCAGCTCGCGCTACGAGTGGATGTTCTGGGACGCCGCGTGGCGAGTGGAGGAGTGGCCGGTCTAA
- the thiD gene encoding bifunctional hydroxymethylpyrimidine kinase/phosphomethylpyrimidine kinase has protein sequence MTTPPPVALSIAGTDPSGGAGIQADLKTFSALGAYGTTVITALVAQATQGVRGIEVVDPDFLRLQWRTLVDDVRIDAIKIGMLANAEIADTVGEFLTESLTDTVVLDPVMVAASGDRLLDPQAEDAVRRLLPAASLITPNLPEAAVLLGSEPADSVEQMRAQAADLLELGAVRVLLKGGHLEGDGLGESVDVYADGEQVVELTAPLIDTKNTHGTGCTLSSAIAALRPQRGDWLSSVSEAKDYLTGALAAADTLDIGRGSGPVHHFYQVWKESS, from the coding sequence ATGACAACACCGCCTCCCGTAGCCCTGAGCATCGCCGGCACCGACCCCAGCGGTGGTGCGGGGATCCAGGCCGACCTGAAGACCTTCTCGGCACTCGGCGCCTATGGCACGACGGTCATCACAGCGCTCGTCGCGCAGGCCACCCAAGGCGTGCGCGGCATCGAGGTCGTCGACCCCGACTTCTTGCGCCTGCAGTGGCGCACGCTCGTTGACGACGTACGCATCGACGCCATCAAGATCGGGATGCTCGCCAACGCCGAGATCGCCGACACCGTAGGGGAGTTCCTGACCGAATCGCTCACCGACACCGTCGTGCTCGACCCCGTGATGGTGGCCGCGAGCGGCGACCGCCTGCTCGATCCGCAAGCCGAGGACGCGGTACGCCGTCTGCTTCCTGCTGCCTCGCTCATCACCCCGAACCTGCCCGAGGCCGCCGTACTGCTCGGATCGGAGCCGGCTGATTCGGTGGAGCAGATGCGCGCTCAGGCCGCCGATCTGCTCGAGCTCGGAGCCGTCCGCGTGCTGCTGAAGGGCGGCCATCTCGAGGGCGATGGCCTCGGCGAGAGCGTCGATGTGTACGCCGACGGCGAGCAGGTGGTCGAGCTGACCGCGCCGCTCATCGACACAAAGAACACCCACGGCACCGGGTGCACGCTGTCGTCGGCGATCGCGGCGCTTCGCCCGCAGCGTGGCGACTGGCTGAGCTCAGTCAGTGAGGCTAAGGACTACCTGACGGGTGCCCTCGCTGCGGCCGACACGCTCGACATCGGTCGGGGTTCGGGCCCGGTGCATCACTTTTACCAAGTATGGAAGGAAAGTTCGTGA
- the thiE gene encoding thiamine phosphate synthase codes for MAGSSRPCDLSLYLVTDTGLCGQYGVPRTVADAIAGGVSLVQVRDPNASDAEFVDLARQVRDVLEGSGVPLIVNDRVHLVEEVGADGAHIGQTDLDARAARELIGPERILGLSAQTAEHIDNARSLPEGTIDYLGIGPVYLQTTKLDAAAPQGLEGTATLAAASRWPCVAIGGITAAVAADVRRTGVDGIAVVSAICGQPDPRAAASELLHAWDNGKDTIA; via the coding sequence ATGGCTGGGTCATCGCGACCGTGTGACCTCAGCCTCTATCTCGTCACCGACACCGGTCTGTGCGGGCAGTACGGCGTACCGCGGACCGTTGCCGACGCGATCGCCGGCGGGGTGAGTCTCGTCCAGGTGCGCGATCCAAACGCGAGCGACGCGGAGTTTGTCGACCTGGCACGCCAGGTCCGAGACGTCCTCGAGGGCAGCGGCGTACCCCTCATCGTCAACGACCGGGTGCACCTGGTCGAGGAGGTCGGGGCCGACGGGGCGCACATCGGGCAGACCGACCTCGATGCACGGGCGGCGCGTGAGCTGATCGGGCCAGAGCGCATCCTCGGCTTGTCGGCGCAGACCGCCGAACATATCGACAATGCTCGATCCTTGCCCGAGGGCACGATCGACTATCTGGGGATTGGGCCGGTGTATCTGCAGACCACGAAGCTCGACGCGGCCGCTCCGCAAGGTCTCGAAGGAACGGCCACGCTGGCGGCGGCAAGCCGGTGGCCGTGCGTCGCAATCGGCGGAATCACCGCCGCGGTCGCAGCCGACGTACGCCGCACCGGAGTCGACGGGATCGCAGTAGTAAGTGCGATCTGCGGACAGCCTGACCCGCGTGCCGCGGCTAGCGAGCTGCTGCATGCCTGGGACAACGGAAAGGACACCATCGCATGA
- the thiM gene encoding hydroxyethylthiazole kinase has translation MDASATTTLTAADLAGALERYRTDMPLVQCLTNTVVQNFTANVLLASGASPAMVDNPREAGEFARIAGGVLVNLGTPQESTVAAMRHAVEAAGAAGTPWVLDPVAVGGLSWRTEIAAELPGIAAPTVVRGNASEVAAVAGGSGGGRGTESVDTPDDVAEAAQELARRFSGAVAVSGEVDLITDGDRTVRLAHGTPLLQKVTGAGCALGALVAGFAAVSDDPLVAASTATALFTLAAEDAAAASSGSGSFAVGLVDALGALSPEALADRVRIS, from the coding sequence ATGGATGCTTCGGCTACCACCACACTCACCGCTGCCGATCTGGCTGGCGCGCTTGAGCGATACCGCACCGACATGCCGCTCGTGCAGTGCCTGACCAACACCGTCGTGCAGAACTTCACCGCCAACGTGCTGCTGGCCAGCGGCGCGAGCCCGGCAATGGTCGATAATCCCCGTGAGGCTGGGGAGTTCGCACGTATTGCCGGCGGCGTACTCGTCAACCTCGGCACCCCGCAGGAAAGCACCGTGGCCGCGATGCGCCATGCGGTCGAGGCCGCAGGAGCTGCGGGGACGCCGTGGGTGCTCGACCCGGTCGCGGTCGGCGGCCTGAGCTGGCGCACCGAGATCGCCGCCGAGCTGCCCGGAATCGCCGCCCCCACGGTCGTGCGCGGCAACGCCTCCGAAGTCGCCGCTGTTGCCGGCGGATCGGGCGGCGGCCGAGGAACCGAGTCAGTCGACACCCCCGACGACGTAGCGGAGGCCGCTCAGGAGCTCGCCCGGCGGTTTTCCGGCGCGGTCGCGGTCAGCGGCGAGGTCGACCTCATCACCGACGGTGATCGCACCGTGCGGCTGGCCCACGGCACGCCGTTGCTGCAGAAGGTGACCGGCGCCGGCTGTGCGCTGGGCGCGCTCGTGGCCGGGTTCGCAGCAGTCAGCGACGATCCACTCGTGGCGGCGAGTACGGCGACCGCGTTGTTTACCCTTGCCGCCGAAGACGCGGCCGCAGCGTCGTCGGGGTCCGGCTCGTTTGCCGTTGGCCTGGTCGACGCGCTCGGCGCCTTGAGTCCCGAAGCCCTGGCCGACCGCGTCCGCATCTCGTAA
- a CDS encoding SHOCT domain-containing protein — protein sequence MTTENASTAPNGSSNDDEALAAQREKLRSLKRQLDDGLITDDEYVARRAQIVDPR from the coding sequence ATGACCACCGAGAACGCCTCGACTGCCCCTAACGGCTCCAGTAACGACGACGAAGCGCTTGCCGCCCAGCGCGAGAAGCTGCGTTCGCTCAAGCGCCAGCTGGACGACGGCCTGATCACCGACGACGAGTACGTCGCTCGCCGCGCCCAGATCGTCGACCCCCGCTGA